A window of the Gossypium arboreum isolate Shixiya-1 chromosome 2, ASM2569848v2, whole genome shotgun sequence genome harbors these coding sequences:
- the LOC108466502 gene encoding 2-phytyl-1,4-beta-naphthoquinone methyltransferase, chloroplastic, producing the protein MHSLQFSVPLLPTSRFKRHSVRCASDRQQLFNRIAPVYDNLNDLLSLGQHRIWKRMAVSWSGAKTGDSLLDLCCGSGDLTFLMSEKAGADGKVIGLDFSKEQLSIASSRQYLLSKACYNNIEWVEGDALDLPFSNGYFDAITMGYGLRNVVDKRRAMQEMFRVLKPDSRVSILDFNKSMQPFTALFQEWMIDNVVVPTATVYGLAKEYQYLKTSIDEFLTGKELEKLALDAGFSYARHYEIGGGLMGNLVAAR; encoded by the exons ATGCATTCTCTTCAATTCTCAGTTCCACTCCTACCAACTTCCCGGTTCAAGCGCCATTCGGTTCGTTGCGCTAGCGACCGCCAGCAGCTTTTTAACCGCATTGCCCCTGTTTATGATAAC CTGAATGATTTGCTGAGTTTGGGTCAGCATCGTATATGGAAACGCATGGCTGTATCATGGAGTGG GGCCAAAACGGGAGATTCCCTCTTGGATTTGTGCTGTGGAAGCGGGGATTTAACTTTCCTCATGTCTGAGAAGGCCGGTGCCGACGGCAAA GTAATTGGCCTCGATTTCTCGAAAGAACAACTATCAATTGCTTCATCACGCCAATACTTGCTTTCAAAGGCTTGCTACAATAACATTGA ATGGGTTGAAGGTGATGCACTCGATTTGCCATTTTCTAATGGTTACTTTGATGCTATTACTATGGGTTATGGGCTGCGCAATGTGGTTGATAAACGTCGAGCTATGCAGGAGATGTTCCGAGTTCTAAAGCCTG ACTCAAGGGTGTCGATCCTCGACTTCAATAAAAGCATGCAGCCATTTACTGCATTGTTTCAG GAATGGATGATTGATAATGTTGTAGTACCAACGGCAACAGTTTACGGCCTTGCCAAGGAGTACCAGTATTTGAAAACTTCCATTGATGAATTTTTAACAG GGAAGGAATTGGAGAAACTGGCCTTAGATGCAGGGTTTTCTTATGCCAGACATTACGAGATAGGCGGAGGCCTCATGGGGAACCTAGTAGCCGCTCGTTAA